tacacatattcacatgtataaacaagaggcaacaaataataaatattttcatgagtcaactttaaataaatttaataatctaagtaaataaattattattagtatattataaaacatgagttttaattccaaatgatttatttcggatatccattggatatccacgagtggaaaaccaaacccgaaaccgaacccgattggtttcggggccctGAACCCGAAAACCatgggtgaaaaaccatccccaaacTTGAACCCGCAGAACCGAAACCCGTGGATATCCAccccaaacccgatccgttgccatccttagcccTCGCTTTCGCTCGCCATCTGCAGCCCCGCACACCCCCGCCCCGGCCTCGCGATGCCTTcgcccgccgcggccgcggcggcgccacTCCACCGCATCGCATGCGCGCGTCAGCGCCTCCCTCAAacctccctcttcttcctcccaccCCGCGCGCTCGTCAATTCCGGACGCCTCACCGTCCCGGCCCCGCTGCCCGTCCACGCGCTGAGGCTGCCTCCGACGGCGACGAGGGCGGCAAGCCACGACGCCGCCACGGGCGCGAGATCGCCCACATCTGGCGGCCAGATGCTGGTGCGGATCTGGTTCTGCCTCCCTCTGCTCGTTGTCTTTTTTTATCCAATTGGCATTTGGCACGTGCGTATGCGCTTAGATGGTTTCCTCGTGTGGTGTGGGGTGACAGGGTGTGACGTGTTTTTTTCGCAGGTGTTCGTCCCGCCGCACCCGCTGATAAAGCATTGGGTCTCCGTGCTGCGCAACGAACAGACACCCTGCGCCATCTTCAGTGAGTGTTTCTGAATGGCTTAGTTAccttagtatttttttttttgtgaggaTTCTGAATGGCTTAGTAGAAGGTGGATATAGTAGCAATTGAACACCACTTCATGGGTGATGGGTATTTGTTGGGGAAGCTATTTTGTTTGACCATGGTTGGTAGTGTTGCTGTGGAAGCAGTATGATAGGATTTTACTGAGCCTTTGTTAATTGCTGTCATAGAGAGTGCCATGGCAGAGCTTGGTCGGCTGCTCATATACGAAGCATCCAGAGATTGGTTGGTGAGTTGAAATCTTTTGCCTGGTTAATCATTTTCTGTTATTCGTCTTTCTCTTCTAATGCTTTAAAGTTGAAATTAACCTGCTAGTGAAGTCAGAGTAAAGCAAAGTTTTGACATGGTATGAACAATTATATTTGTCGGGAAGAATGTTGAATGCCAGTAACATCTGAATCAAAACTCATGACAATTTTTAGATGTCTTAATGGCCACTTATTTTGCTATAGTTTTCTCATGACACTTCATTGTCAATAGAACATCAGGAGTCATGATAAATCATTCTGAACCCTTGCAGCCTACAATCACAGGAGAGATTGAAACACCTATAGCTGTAGCTAGCGTTGAATTTATTGATCCAAGAGAGCCTGTGTTGGTAAGTCTGTTTCTTAACACCAGATATTGTGCATGGCGTTTCTAGTGTGCCTACGATTATATTTAGTCTATGTGCTAGCATGTCTAACAGGTTATTCCAATAATGAGAGCTGGTcttgcacttgctgaacttgctTCATCAGTTCTGCCAGCCACCAAGACTTATCACCTTGGTAAGTTGATTAAACAATGTTCCATGCATCTATGTCTTAGCAAACTAGAGCCAAATTCTGTTCTATATTTTTTAAATCAAAGTAAGACTTTTATGCTCATATATTGCTAACATAAGCTTCATGACCAAAATTCCAGCACTCCAAGCTGATTTGTTTTGTTCTCTGCGTACCAAATCAATGCTTGATATTCTTGATTTGATGCATGCATCTTTGCGGGTCAGATGAATAAAGTTGGAAATTTGCAGACTAATATCCATATATTCTGTACTCAACCACCACATAGCACTATTATTCTGCTTGCTAATAATGCATTTGTAAAAATATTAAATAAACAAAGAAGATTGCCTGAACTATTTACATGCTCTGTAAATACAATATTTTAGTGGCTCTATTTTAATTACTTACACAAACCAGTATTCATCTCGAAAGCTATGAGCAACTATTCTTATCCATTCTATTTCATTGAAAAATGAAGGCCTCCGTAGGGATGAAGAAACACTTCAACCTTCAATATACCTGAACAAGTATGTTTCCTTTCTGCAAGCTCTACTTTATTTTCTCACACACTGTTTTGTGCTCCATTTGGTCACAAATGCTTGACGCTTTGTCCAAGATCCAATCATTTGAAACTTGGAATGTCAATAACTTCTAAAATATTTGGTTTGAAAACATAAAAATCTGTGGGCATTCTTATAAGTACTTCCATAATCTCACAAAAAATATTAGAATCTGTAAGTATATTCTAATAGAAAGTAGTGGTCAAAGTTGCACCTTGAAACCATGAAAAGTCAAAAGCGTAAAGTTATTTTTTTACCAGATTGAATAATTGGGGTCGTCCATGCTTTAGTTTATGCAATTGCTTTAATTGTCACTCTTGGATCATGAGACCCTACAGAACTATTGAAGAATAAAATATTGCAAAtgcaagtttttttttctatCCAAGTAAATCCCTCTGTGTAAAATGGTACGGAATGCAGATATTAGCACACAAGGGTCCCATTGCTATCTTGATTAAAATTATAATATGTGGTAGTTATTCATTATAACATCTACCATTCTTTGTGTTAACTTGTTCTGCGGAGAACAGGGTCGGCGCAGCCCAGGGATGTGTGCCGAGCGGTGTGGAGAAGGGCACAGCAGCGTAGGATCCAGCCAtgatctctgataccagatgtcatgtggttgctaggattgagaggagagagtcgAGGGGAGCGACGGAGGCTGGCGCGCTACAGTACCCGTGGTGCTACAGttccgcgggtactgttcacgccTAGGGCTGCGAGGGTGAGAGAGAGCCGGCCACGGGGCGTTTACCCACGGCCGGGCAAGagggaagggatttccttcttaattcttgcttgattagattgatacatctcctctccttatatagagaggtttacttgactcctaagcaagcgactaattaaccctaacgggctaaggcccaataggcccttgactcctctaacaTAACTAATATCACTTTATTGTGCTGATCTGTTCAACACTGTAAAATTTCATAAATAGTTAAATGCCTACACTAATTAGAGCACCCATAacatttctttctttttcttctttcaaTCCAGCCTGCCAGACAAGATTCCAGAGGGGACTCGTCTACTAGTTGTTGGCCCAATGCTGGCCACTGGTAAACATTTAGCTCTGCATAAACAATTCATGTTCTGCCTAAGGTTCTTAAATTTGAACATACCAATTTCCCAAAACGAAAATTAAAAATAAGTTCCTGTACGTAACTAGCATTATGCACAAAAAAACTGTTGTTAGTGGTTGAACAACGTGGTGCTAAACAAGTTGTGATATATGATAAATTGCTTTTCTTTTCCAGATATGAAAGGAGTAGAAATAAAAATTCTAGACTATTGCTGTATAAATCTCTAAGAATCATGGTTACATTTGTTTCTTTAGGTGGGACAATGGTTGCTGCTATTGACTTGTTAATCGAGCGTGGAGTTACCAGCAAGCAGATTAAAGTTGTAAGTTTGTCAAAACCTCCATATGCTTCTGTTACTTAACCATTTTATCAATCTCTAACGCCTCCCCCAATTCAGGTATCTGCTGTTGCATCACCTCCTGCACTGCAAAAGCTCAATAACAAGTTCCCTGGGTAAGAAATAGGCAATCTTATGTGTTATAACAAGTTCACCTACATGCTGCATGCAGCATTTACAATTTTCTTCCATTTCAGGCTCCACGTGTACACAGGAATAATTGATCCGGAAGTAAATGAGAAAGGGTATTGTTCTAAACTTATCAGCTCATTGCAAAACTCATGGAAGACGTATTAGTAATTATTATTGCCGCATAAATACCCCATTTGGTCCTTGCTTCTGCTGATTAATGACCATTGTTATTTTGTGCCCACAGTTTTATAGTTCCGGGACTGGGGGATGCTGGCGACAGAAGCTTTGCCACATAATCAGACTGCTCAATTTGATTGGGCCAGTGCTCGACCTGCGAGAATCTTTGTTGAGTTTCACAGGAATGGAGCAACTGCGAGTAGAAGTGTTCATTGCTGTAGATTACCTTCATTTGATATTTTGTTCCGTCTCAGTGTTACAATCAGCTGCCTACCATTTTGTAGCTACCAATTCTGTATGATTGCGTAGAATATAAGGCTAGTTCAAATGTCCCCACATGGCGAAATCTTCTTGAGAACAAGGTTCCGTTCAAAATGACGGATTATTGAAGTTAGTGCTCTTTAATATTTTGCCAGTCGACGGAATAAAACTATTTCATTGTGTTTTATCTTGTTTATGTAGATCGAGTTAGACCAAGCAGTGTGCTTCCTAGCACCCCTTTCTGTGTACTATATTAGCTGCACCGAAGCAAAGCTTTATGGATCATTATTAAGAAATCAAACTTATCCAATTTTGACCAAGTATTGAAAACATGCCAACATATGCAAtttcaaattatttttatttaaatttgaattttccATTGAAGGTATCTTGGTATTGCATTTACTTAAAAAATTATAGATAATATATTTTCCCGAAAACTTGATCAAAGTTAGAAAAAAATATATGACAAAGCTAAAATGAACTATAATTTGATACCAAATGGAGGGGGCCCTTTTTTTCCAAAACGGGAAACCAAAATTTCATTATTAGGGCAACAGAATTATAAAAGTAACGAGTGCAAAGTTTATGATGGCAATAACATGCAGGCTAATATTACCAATGCCCCTAATCCCAAACGGTACAGGGAGGCATGGCAAAACCCAAAATAATATATTAACTAAAAAGACAGAACATACCAAACCACGACATGTAATTTTCTCCAAATACATGACCAAAGGCCAAGCCCTCACGATAAGTTTGGTAGAGTTCTAGAGTCTCAATTTTTGGATTCAGTTGTCGATTTTTTTTTGGTGAAATATGTGTCATTAGTATTAATCACTTTGGCTTTAAGAGTCTCCATATGACAAGTTGTATCCATTTACATCATCTTTCATTAAAACCTATTTGTCtaatgcactcaaacataagtCCTAGTTTATCTTGTACTAATTTCTCAAAGTCTTATAGATGACATTCTCATGAAGTAACAAGCTTTCTCAAAGTCTAATTTCAGCAACAAACCATCCTTTTTTTTCTTCCTAATTCTCGTGTCATGTAAAATCTCATGAAGAGCCATAATcccatccatgatatttatttcTTTTAGAAAGCCATATTGGCATCTATTAATCATTCTCCCCATAACCTTATATAATCTTTGCA
Above is a window of Miscanthus floridulus cultivar M001 unplaced genomic scaffold, ASM1932011v1 os_1812, whole genome shotgun sequence DNA encoding:
- the LOC136534328 gene encoding uracil phosphoribosyltransferase-like, producing MPSPAAAAAAPLHRIACARQRLPQTSLFFLPPRALVNSGRLTVPAPLPVHALRLPPTATRAASHDAATGARSPTSGGQMLVFVPPHPLIKHWVSVLRNEQTPCAIFKSAMAELGRLLIYEASRDWLPTITGEIETPIAVASVEFIDPREPVLVIPIMRAGLALAELASSVLPATKTYHLGLRRDEETLQPSIYLNNLPDKIPEGTRLLVVGPMLATGGTMVAAIDLLIERGVTSKQIKVVSAVASPPALQKLNNKFPGLHVYTGIIDPEVNEKGFIVPGLGDAGDRSFAT